In a genomic window of Chaetodon trifascialis isolate fChaTrf1 chromosome 8, fChaTrf1.hap1, whole genome shotgun sequence:
- the dhh gene encoding desert hedgehog protein produces MKQSWWACLAQLGLLAAWTCIWPVQGCGPGPGYGIRSRPRKLTAMHYKQFFPNFSENNLGASGRAEGKITRNSERFNELVCNYNPDIVFKDEENTNADRFMTKRCKDCLNRLAIAVMNQWPGVHLRVTEAWDEDGHHPPGSLHYEGRAVDITTDDRETEKYGLLAQLAVEAGFDWVHYESKYHIHCSVKADHSVAVEKGGCFPGWAWVTVAGGEQKNLSSLVPGDRVMALSGTGHVVFSQVLLFLHRNQDSWSTFLSLETEDGHRLAVTPHHLVFLAPLCRLDSSAYQAQFASRAKTGDCVLVHTAEGQVRPSRLISVSAQESVGVYAPLTEAGTVFVDGVLASSYALVEDHQLAHWAFGPVRLLSSFNQLFWGETPKEQQTTDSEIGYTKFPMQCLTLATKDKAGVYVNNDILNKQDNLSEPLKMIEKHHLQRQTSHVHWYARLLYSFGRVFLDANSFHP; encoded by the exons ATGAAGCAGTCCTGGTGGGCCTGCCTGGCACAGCTCGGCCTGCTCGCTGCTTGGACCTGTATATGGCCGGTCCAGGGATGCGGACCGGGCCCCGGGTACGGCATCCGCTCCAGGCCCAGGAAACTCACAGCCATGCACTACAAGCAGTTTTTCCCTAACTTCTCAGAAAACAATCTCGGCGCCAGTGGGAGAGCAGAGGGCAAGATCACACGCAACTCTGAGCGCTTCAATGAACTTGTGTGCAACTACAACCCAGACATTGTGTTCAAGGATGAGGAGAACACCAACGCAGACCGCTTCATGACTAAG CGATGTAAGGACTGTTTGAACAGGTTGGCTATCGCAGTGATGAACCAGTGGCCAGGGGTGCACTTACGTGTGACGGAGGCCTGGGATGAGGACGGTCACCATCCTCCCGGCTCACTGCACTATGAAGGCCGGGCTGTGGATATCACCACCGacgacagagaaacagagaagtaTGGTCTTCTAGCACAGCTGGCTGTGGAGGCTGGCTTTGACTGGGTCCACTATGAGTCCAAATATCACATCCACTGCTCAGTAAAAGCTG ATCACTCTGTTGCAGTGGAAAAAGGTGGCTGTTTCCCTGGCTGGGCCTGGGTGACTGTTGCTGGAGGGGAGCAGAAGAACCTGTCGTCACTCGTTCCTGGGGACCGAGTCATGGCCCTGTCTGGGACAGGCCACGTTGTGTTTAGTCAAGTCCTCTTGTTTCTGCACAGGAATCAAGACAGCTGGTCTACTTTTCTATCTCTGGAGACTGAAGATGGCCACAGATTGGCTGTTACTCCACATCACTTGGTCTTTTTAGCCCCTCTCTGCAGACTTGACAGCAGTGCGTACCAGGCTCAGTTTGCTAGCAGAGCCAAAACAGGAGACTGCGTTCTCGTACATACGGCAGAGGGTCAAGTACGTCCATCTCGACTCATCTCAGTTTCAGCACAGGAGAGTGTGGGAGTGTATGCGCCCTTGACAGAAGCTGGAACTGTGTTTGTTGATGGGGTGCTGGCATCCAGCTATGCGCTGGTGGAGGACCACCAACTTGCACACTGGGCATTTGGACCTGTgcgtctcctctcctcattcaACCAGTTATTTTGGGGGGAGACACCAAAAGAACAGCAGACCACAGACAGTGAAATAGGTTACACGAAGTTTCCAATGCAATGTCTCACTTTGGCCACAAAGGACAAAGCAGGTGTATATGTGAACAATGACATCCTGAACAAACAGGACAATCTGAGTGAACCTCTGAAGATGATAGAGAAGCACCACTTGCAAAGACAGACATCACATGTGCACTGGTATGCTAGACTACTGTACAGTTTTGGACGTGTCTTTTTAGACGCCAACTCATTTCATCCTTAA